One Kaistella polysaccharea DNA segment encodes these proteins:
- a CDS encoding DUF72 domain-containing protein — MKFGKVEDPSQIDFKLPKDHPKTEKVLKKNKSKEFNVFIGSANWNKKDLKGFYPRGTKDELSYYSTQFNSIELNATFYKMPSPEQILTWKEKTPADFKFFPKVPSTVSHYRRLLNITEAVTKFATAVLNFDEQLGMAFLQLRDSFKPKDFERLEKFVQDWPQEVPLAIELRNAEWFEDQDIFKKTTELFEKYHITNIIVDTAGRRDMLHMRLTTSTAFIRYVGANAASDYTRLDDWLVRIKSWKKQGLKNVYFFVHQNIEKASPLLSAYFIEAVNKEFKLKIHVPVMA, encoded by the coding sequence ATGAAATTCGGAAAAGTTGAAGATCCGTCGCAGATCGATTTTAAATTGCCAAAAGATCACCCAAAAACCGAGAAAGTTTTAAAGAAGAATAAGTCGAAAGAATTTAATGTTTTTATTGGTTCCGCAAATTGGAATAAAAAAGATTTGAAAGGATTTTATCCACGCGGGACGAAAGATGAGTTGTCCTATTATTCAACCCAGTTTAATTCCATTGAGTTGAATGCAACGTTCTACAAAATGCCTTCACCTGAACAGATTCTCACCTGGAAAGAAAAAACACCCGCAGATTTTAAATTTTTCCCAAAGGTTCCAAGTACGGTTTCTCATTACCGAAGATTACTCAACATCACTGAGGCAGTGACCAAATTTGCGACTGCGGTCTTAAATTTCGACGAACAATTAGGAATGGCTTTTCTACAACTTCGCGACAGTTTTAAACCTAAAGATTTCGAAAGATTAGAAAAGTTCGTACAGGATTGGCCGCAAGAAGTTCCACTTGCGATCGAGCTTAGAAATGCCGAGTGGTTTGAGGATCAAGATATCTTTAAAAAAACAACGGAGCTTTTTGAAAAATATCACATTACCAATATTATTGTAGATACCGCGGGCCGTCGGGATATGCTTCATATGAGATTGACTACTTCTACAGCTTTCATCCGTTATGTAGGCGCTAATGCTGCGAGCGATTATACAAGATTAGACGATTGGTTGGTTCGAATAAAAAGCTGGAAGAAACAAGGTTTAAAAAACGTTTATTTTTTCGTTCATCAAAATATAGAAAAAGCATCTCCGCTCTTGTCTGCTTACTTTATTGAAGCCGTAAATAAAGAATTCAAACTGAAAATTCATGTTCCTGTGATGGCCTGA
- a CDS encoding RrF2 family transcriptional regulator translates to MFSKSCEYGIRASIYVAKNSLKNRKVSLKEVAKHTDSPPAFMAKILQKLTRTEILSSFKGPTGGFSVALDNLEKISLLSIVLAMDGNGIFEDCTLGLRKCDVEKPCPLHFKFIQIRDEMRETLESTSLRSLAEQVSDGVTFLKR, encoded by the coding sequence ATGTTTTCAAAATCATGTGAGTACGGGATTCGAGCGTCTATTTACGTCGCAAAAAATTCCCTTAAAAATCGGAAAGTAAGCTTGAAAGAAGTTGCGAAACACACCGATTCACCACCTGCATTTATGGCAAAAATATTACAGAAATTAACCAGGACCGAAATTTTATCTTCCTTCAAAGGTCCAACCGGTGGTTTTTCGGTAGCCTTAGATAATTTAGAAAAAATATCACTTTTGAGTATCGTTTTGGCAATGGATGGAAATGGAATTTTTGAAGACTGCACTTTAGGTCTTAGAAAATGTGATGTTGAAAAACCCTGTCCTTTGCATTTTAAATTTATACAAATTCGGGATGAAATGCGGGAAACCTTAGAATCTACATCATTACGATCTTTGGCTGAACAGGTTTCAGATGGAGTAACCTTTTTAAAACGTTAG
- a CDS encoding cbb3-type cytochrome c oxidase subunit I has product MNNSIFGESGIQITLVLILLPVLVGLLIAIVKTYGTYKDLKARRKLGEFQKKIQSMSPDELQIYERQEKAQSYQVPDNELSGTQPPSDEKGIIYNVNRVEELRVIPSKKSFVPQKYISPQLANLILYFIGFSIFWLLFGTTVGEYLGIKFVAPDADHVSWLSFGRLRPVHTNMVFWGWASFAMVGLAYYVIPRVSNVGIHNLKIGYYSLILMNSAVLLGTISLMAGINNGGGEYREYIWPIMALFAVGIVLSLYNFLMTVAKRATKEIYVSNWYIISAMMYVVVILVVAYIPFWQDGLAETIIQGYYMHQGVGMWFMFLCLGLMYYFLPQQLNKPIYSYSLGILAFWTQILFYTLIGSHHFIFSAIPWWMQTVAIVASVGMVIPVVAGTANFLLTFNGAWYQLKTSYTLPFYLISIIFYFTGSMQGTVEAFRFTNLIWHFTDFTVAHSHLTMYGIITFMLWAFIYTLVPRITGKEPPKLSVGIHFWMALIGLIFYTFSLMIGSTQRGLMWMDSKPFIESVKMMAPFWLWRAIGGTMMWISHFVFAYNFYKMINKRKEVFIPTTPAEILEAKRQLKNTEYIPTK; this is encoded by the coding sequence ATGAATAATTCAATTTTTGGTGAATCGGGGATTCAGATTACACTAGTGCTTATTTTGCTTCCGGTCTTGGTGGGTCTGCTGATTGCCATCGTTAAGACCTACGGAACGTATAAGGATTTAAAAGCACGCCGTAAACTGGGCGAATTTCAAAAGAAAATTCAGAGCATGTCTCCGGATGAACTGCAGATTTACGAACGCCAGGAAAAGGCACAATCCTACCAAGTTCCGGATAACGAATTATCTGGGACCCAACCGCCTTCTGATGAAAAAGGAATTATTTATAATGTAAACAGAGTTGAAGAACTGCGTGTAATTCCTTCCAAAAAAAGTTTTGTTCCCCAAAAATACATCTCACCACAACTTGCCAATTTAATTTTGTATTTTATTGGATTTTCCATCTTCTGGCTATTATTCGGAACCACCGTGGGCGAATATTTGGGAATTAAATTTGTAGCGCCTGATGCCGATCATGTAAGTTGGCTGAGTTTCGGGCGGCTTCGTCCTGTTCATACCAATATGGTTTTTTGGGGTTGGGCCTCATTTGCAATGGTTGGACTGGCTTATTATGTAATCCCGCGTGTAAGCAATGTAGGAATACACAATCTGAAAATTGGGTACTATTCATTAATATTAATGAATTCTGCAGTGCTGTTGGGAACAATTTCCCTTATGGCTGGGATTAATAATGGCGGAGGTGAATACAGAGAATATATCTGGCCGATCATGGCACTTTTTGCTGTTGGTATTGTGCTGTCACTCTACAATTTTTTAATGACTGTTGCAAAACGAGCGACAAAAGAAATTTATGTTTCGAACTGGTATATTATTTCTGCGATGATGTATGTAGTGGTGATTTTAGTTGTCGCTTACATTCCTTTCTGGCAAGATGGTCTTGCGGAAACAATCATTCAGGGATACTACATGCACCAAGGAGTTGGGATGTGGTTTATGTTCCTTTGTCTGGGTTTGATGTATTATTTCCTGCCGCAACAATTAAACAAACCAATTTATTCCTACAGTTTAGGAATCTTAGCTTTTTGGACTCAAATTTTATTTTATACTTTAATCGGTAGTCATCACTTTATTTTTAGCGCCATTCCTTGGTGGATGCAAACTGTTGCGATCGTTGCCAGTGTTGGGATGGTAATTCCTGTTGTTGCTGGTACGGCAAATTTCCTTTTAACATTTAATGGTGCCTGGTATCAGCTGAAAACAAGTTATACTTTACCGTTTTATCTCATCTCTATTATTTTCTATTTCACGGGCTCAATGCAGGGCACGGTAGAAGCATTTCGATTTACCAATTTAATTTGGCACTTCACCGATTTTACCGTTGCGCATTCCCACTTAACCATGTATGGAATTATCACCTTCATGTTGTGGGCCTTTATTTATACGTTGGTTCCAAGAATCACAGGAAAAGAACCACCAAAACTTTCCGTCGGAATTCATTTCTGGATGGCTTTAATTGGATTGATCTTCTATACTTTCTCCTTGATGATTGGTTCTACACAACGCGGTTTGATGTGGATGGACAGTAAACCATTTATAGAAAGTGTGAAAATGATGGCGCCTTTCTGGCTTTGGAGAGCGATCGGTGGTACAATGATGTGGATTTCTCATTTTGTTTTTGCCTATAACTTCTACAAAATGATTAACAAGAGGAAAGAAGTGTTTATTCCTACAACGCCTGCCGAAATTTTAGAAGCAAAACGACAACTTAAAAACACGGAATATATTCCTACAAAATAA
- a CDS encoding cbb3-type cytochrome c oxidase subunit II, whose amino-acid sequence MEFYNNHKVLFWTALVFFLFLTLQIAILPAFTNQTVYKPLPDAKPLTKDEAAGKAIYVENGCIACHTQQVREVEMDKVFGSRPSIPADYAQNHRMDVWRNTANLLGSERTGPDLTAIGERQPSSDWHLLHLYQPRAVVKESIMPSYSFLFEEKDYLQKGDIEVKVPPEFLKDKFKKIVPTRKALQLVAYLQSLKQTKLPEGVKPPDFLYKKEIKKTAGGGGAADLPDGGELYTANCASCHQASGEGLPGAFPPLKGSPIVASDDIDVYVNIIMGGYTGRPGYGPMPAVGKNANFTAEIVTAIMNHERSSWGNNAKPVKLEDVKAVMDKIK is encoded by the coding sequence ATGGAATTTTATAACAATCATAAAGTCCTCTTCTGGACCGCCTTAGTTTTCTTTCTGTTTCTTACTTTACAGATTGCGATACTGCCGGCGTTTACCAATCAAACCGTGTATAAACCTTTGCCAGATGCGAAGCCACTTACCAAAGATGAGGCTGCAGGAAAAGCAATTTATGTAGAAAATGGGTGTATCGCCTGCCACACGCAACAGGTTCGTGAGGTAGAGATGGATAAAGTTTTCGGGTCACGGCCGAGTATTCCTGCGGATTATGCTCAAAATCATCGGATGGATGTTTGGCGTAACACTGCAAACCTATTGGGTTCCGAAAGAACTGGTCCAGATTTAACAGCGATTGGGGAAAGACAACCGAGTTCTGATTGGCATTTACTGCATTTGTATCAGCCGCGTGCTGTAGTAAAAGAATCTATAATGCCGTCTTATTCATTTCTTTTTGAAGAAAAAGATTACTTACAAAAAGGGGATATTGAAGTAAAAGTTCCACCTGAATTTTTAAAAGACAAATTCAAAAAAATTGTGCCGACTAGAAAAGCCCTTCAACTCGTGGCTTATTTACAGAGCTTAAAACAAACCAAATTACCTGAAGGCGTAAAACCACCAGATTTTCTCTATAAAAAAGAAATTAAGAAAACAGCAGGTGGTGGCGGAGCAGCAGATTTACCAGATGGTGGAGAACTCTACACCGCGAATTGCGCCAGCTGCCACCAGGCAAGTGGAGAAGGTTTACCAGGAGCATTCCCACCTTTGAAAGGGAGTCCAATTGTGGCGAGTGACGATATTGATGTATATGTGAATATCATCATGGGAGGTTACACTGGAAGACCTGGTTATGGGCCAATGCCGGCGGTGGGAAAAAATGCAAACTTCACCGCTGAAATTGTAACTGCAATCATGAATCACGAACGGTCATCTTGGGGAAATAATGCCAAACCAGTCAAACTGGAAGATGTAAAAGCAGTGATGGATAAAATTAAATAA
- a CDS encoding cytochrome C, producing MTKDKSSVFLFLDDEVTPLAELETPIVFDFDTSKLTDGEHILKIISKSTLGREGIRKIQFTVKNGPSISVEGLKENDIVDGVLPLMINAYDKGNQKSFVIEGSETPQTIPVWIWIIIILFAGWAAYYGITYFYKLPGIM from the coding sequence ATGACTAAAGATAAAAGTTCTGTTTTTCTCTTCCTTGATGATGAAGTTACGCCTTTGGCAGAGCTTGAAACACCCATTGTTTTTGATTTCGATACATCGAAACTTACTGATGGTGAGCACATTTTGAAAATAATCAGTAAATCTACACTAGGCAGAGAAGGTATACGGAAAATACAGTTTACTGTAAAAAACGGACCTTCCATAAGTGTGGAAGGATTGAAAGAAAATGATATTGTAGATGGCGTTTTACCGTTGATGATTAACGCCTATGACAAAGGCAATCAGAAGAGTTTTGTGATCGAAGGAAGCGAAACTCCACAGACCATTCCCGTTTGGATCTGGATTATTATCATCTTGTTCGCGGGCTGGGCCGCATATTATGGCATTACTTACTTTTATAAGTTACCTGGAATAATGTAA